A DNA window from Hordeum vulgare subsp. vulgare chromosome 1H, MorexV3_pseudomolecules_assembly, whole genome shotgun sequence contains the following coding sequences:
- the LOC123423501 gene encoding uncharacterized protein LOC123423501: MVLLSSHSHSQPVAFHVVRRPDNTRQLALRLFAGGAAPAAVGSPALPPLRQGHMRSHLLPRPGQWRQHAPPDPAAPRSDALGTSAAAPCRLHRPEGRRDGARFPPLGARPGDQLSSITSYLLISSMESSAADGNCSS; this comes from the exons ATGGTCTTGCTCAGCTCTCACTCTCACTCTCAGCCCGTTGCCTTCCATGTCGTGCGGCGCCCAGACAACACCCGGCAGCTGGCTCTCCGTCTCTTCGCCGGCGGTGCAGCTCCCGCCGCCGTCGGGTCACCCGCGCTGCCGCCTCTCCGTCAGGGCCACATGcgctcccacctcctccctcgtcCCGGCCAGTGGCGGCAGCACGCGCCACCAGACCCGGCCGCGCCTCGTAGCGACGCACTCGGtacctccgccgccgccccctgccgcctgcACCGTCCGGAGGGACGCCGCGACGGGGCTCGCTTTCCTCCTCTTGGTGCTCGGCCTG GTGATCAGCTCAGTTCTATCACTAGTTATCTTCTCATTTCCAGCATGGAGA GCTCTGCAGCAGATGGAAATTGCAGCTCGTAA
- the LOC123423658 gene encoding 1,4-dihydroxy-2-naphthoyl-CoA thioesterase 1-like, which translates to MARSGETGRTSAAPPPGPPPGFGEGAPPDNALHALGFEYTRITGSEVLGRLAVTETCCQPFKMLNGGVSALIAESSASIGGYMASGYRRVAGVQLSINHLKPARLGDRIEAKANPIQVGRNVQVWEVQIWLLDPSTSERKDLVSSARVTLLTNLSTPEQMKSYEEGIKKYAKL; encoded by the exons ATGGCACGCTCCGGCGAAACCGGGAGAACTTCGGCGGCGCCGCCTCCCGGGCCGCCCCCGGGGTTCGGCGAGGGCGCCCCGCCGGACAACGCTCTGCACGCCCTGGGCTTCGAGTACACCCGCATCACGGGGAGCGAGGTCCTCGGCCGCCTCGCCGTCACAGAGACCTGCTGCCAG CCGTTCAAGATGCTCAACGGCGGCGTGTCGGCGCTGATCGCGGAGTCGTCCGCGAGCATCGGCGGGTACATGGCGTCGGGGTACCGGAGAGTGGCCGGCGTGCAGCTCTCCATCAACCACCTCAAGCCCGCCCGCCTCGGCGACCGCATCGAGGCCAAGGCGAACCCCATTCAGGTCGGCCGCAACGTCCAG GTTTGGGAGGTCCAGATATGGCTGTTGGACCCTTCCACATCGGAGCGCAAAGATTTGGTATCATCAGCAAGGGTTACCCTGTTAACCAACTTGTCAACACCAGAGCAAATGAAGAGCTATGAAGAGGGCATCAAGAAATATGCAAAACTTTAG